CCCCTGACTGCTAGGACATGAACTCAGCTTGGAGAAACTTCTTGACTCACTGTGGGGATCAATAGCCAGAAGGCTTTTTTAGCTAGTCAAAGTCACTTGACACTCCTCTGTCCAGTGCATGTCATCTGGTTTGGCTTTTCCAGACAAATCAGTCAAGACTCCCTACAAACTCCTGCCATCACCAGGAAGAATACACATTCCTTGTTGGGAGAAACTGGACTGTTCTGAATGGCATCTATATTAATTGGGTCTCAGCTCACAGTCTGATTTACTGTGCTGTCTCCAGAGATTTTGTCAAGTTTTCCACAATCTCCAGCACTTCTTTCTGACTTTCTGGTTCTCAGGTTTCAGGCTTGTTAGGGAATTTACTTTTTCCTATCTATAACCAAACTCTACTGAGATCAAAGCATGGTTAACTGGCCCCAGGACCAGGTCTACATCAAGCCTATCTTCTCTTGGACatgatttttgccttttgggCTCTCAGTTTGTCacactctttccttttcctctttgaccAGCACATGTCTCAGGGCCTTGCTGGTATAAATAACCGCATTTTTTGTGCCCTTCCAAAACAATGTGATCTCACCAGAAAGACCACTTGCCTTGTGtccagctcagctctgccatTTCAAATGTGCTGAAGGTCTCCCCTGCAAGGCTCAAATCTAAGACTATGACCTCTTTGATATTTCTGGGATCATCATCTATGAGGCATAAAGATTGTTTTCAAGTTCCTTGATCCCTTTGTGCTACAGTAACCTTGCCACCTATTTCAACTGTCTTTATACATTTTTGGGAGATGTATATCTGAGGTGCTCCTGAGAAGAGAAGAAGGCTTGCAGTTGAATCACAGACCAAAGGAACACAAATCTACTTCAGTCACTCACTTCCTCTGCACTAATCCAGTACAActacagaagtgttttaaaCCAGTAgagaaactgaacagaaaaaaaggccaaaaaaatttccactgaTCGAGGGAAGTTATATCTCACCTactggcactggtgaggctgcacctgtAAAACCCTGCTCAGTTTGGTGGCCACTCACCCCCAAATTCAAGAGTTGTGAAGAAGGGAATGGGGGTCCTGCACAAAGCTATAAAGGTGGCTGAGGCACGTGAGCTGAGGCTGAGACCTGGCTTTGTTGACTCCCACCAAGAGGCAGCCAAGGAGATGTCTAGGAACAGTCCACCACTACTTGAAGGGCAGTTACAGAGAtgacagagccaaactcttctcTGCAGCGGCAGGTGAGACAGCAATGGCCACAAATTGAAGCATGGGACATCCCAGGTGGACATCTGGAGAAGGTTCCTCACTGGGAGGTGGTGGAGCACTgacacaggctgcccagagggTGCTGGAGCCACCTCTGTTAGGGGCTTGAGACTTGGCGAGACACAGCCACAGCCGACCTGACCCACTGGTGGTGGTGTCTCACCTGCTTTGAGTAGGAGGCTTGACTAGATGACCTTAAGAAGTCACTTCCAACCAACTTTGATTTTGATTCTCTGATCCTGTAAACAAGAGGCTGATCATCTATAGATGTAGTCAACACTGTAATACAATAGCAAAATCTTTTCAGAAGACTTAATAATGGCTCAATTAGCTCAGCATGTAAATGTTCAGTGGTGTTCAAACTGGAAGACGACTACTGCAAAATGTCTTTATCATACTTGAAGAAGCATATTTATTGTTTGTTACTATGAACATTTTCCTAGCTGCTTTTAAATCTTGCTTAGTAACTTTTAACTAATTAGAAGTCATTGCACATCCTGCTCTTTCATTATGGAGTTTCACAttcattcctcattttcttttaatctgttgTCTTTGTAAGGGAAGTTTATCTaatctatttcaaaatataGAGATTTCATTCcccagttttgttttggtagtTGATCAACTTCCAGAACTCATTATTAAAGGCAGGGGGCTGCTCCAATTTATCAGATGTATTACCATGCTGCTTTTGAActtgttaaataattttatgtttcatgacttatttaaaaatgatttttcataaTGTTTAAATATTGATGAATGATTCTCaatttctggtattttttcttattcttaatTAGCAGCTTTTCCAAGAAAAGGCATAATTTCTTAATCCAATAGAATATATGGTACAATGATATCATggatattaatttttatattccaATATTTGCCCTGTACTCATCCGTTGGCTTTCCACTTTGAAATGGGATACCTTAGCACATGTATAAAATAAGGGGAAGTTAGTGTGGTTATAAAGGCATCCTGATGGTTGGTGTTTATTTCTATAAATCAAGGCATTGCCTTAGCTCTTCTGAAGATCTTATACAGAAAGTGTCTTCAGTTTACAAGCCTTGCTATTTATATGGTATCATTTAGCAGGAAGAGCTCACTTACTTATTTTAAGTTATAAGGGCTAATAGGGTTCTGATCTGCCTGTTTAGCCCATGTTTAGCCCTTAAAAGCTGCTAAGTCTTGCTATTCTGTCACAACTTCTTCCAGCATGTACTCTCAGCTGAAAATCATTtgatttgttcttatttttgttttgcgATGTATCAATACTATATGacataataataatcatcatcatcataatcATCCTCATGATTCCTCTCTCTTATAGGGAAgacatttgtattaaaaaatataactCATATGCTGAGCCACAGCCATGTGCAGGTCATGTATGTAGAAACTGAATGGTATAATTGTCTTTTCTAGAATTCCATAATTTTTTCAGGGTATCAAACAGTAGAGAAATAGgtggttttgtatttatataaagTTTGTAGGGATTAGAGTCAATTTCCCTGCTTTCAAATTGCCCAGTCAAAAGTTAGGGGATAATTTGTAGCCTTTTGGTTTTACAGTTGACTTAGCTCACTATTTCATACTGATAGATTTTACTCATATTGTGTATACCGCAGTTTTTAATTGCAGTATTATAATAACTTGGAAGATTTTGAgacaatttctttctttagaagCATGAAACTGTATAAAAGGTTGATAATATACTTGTATGCTCTAATTAGTTTTGACAAATCCTAATTAGAATAGACCTTAGAAAAAAAGGCTCTCATGAAAGAGCTCATTACTGTTTTATTAGTGTATTGTAAGACTGTGGAAAAAGGGATAAGGACTCTTATATGCCTGCAAACTGTCAAATGCACTGCTTTGTGAATGACAagagaagtgaaaaacaaactggATGTCTGATTTAAGTAGTTCTGAGCAAATTTCTTGTTCTGATATCACAGTGCTGCAGAAGGTGTTTACTGAATGAGAAAATGAGTACTTGACTTGAATCTCATTTACAGAAAGGGTACTTTCCACTGAACTGGTAAAGTGAGATGGGACAATATTGCaattttctcactttctgtTGTGTTTATACAATGTGAATGGCATCACATGATTCTGGACGCCGATGGCACAACTGTCTTGGGTtttaactaaaatgaaaaatacagtagcCTTGAACCTTGTTTATGTCAACAAAACTGAGGtctcataaaaataaagtaacacGAAACTTGTCTGCTCTCAGTCACCTCACCTGAGAGCCTTATCCATCAGGCTGTATCCCTGAGTTTAAGACAGCCTTGTGTGCTTTTAACCCACAGAGCAATACTAACCAAAACACTGTATGCATGACCACAGGACTGTAATGTGGGGTGCTTATCAGTTCCACAGGTTCCGCCtatattaatatttctgtttttcttttttctccagttaaTTTCTACTCTTTCCATCTCTGATCATCTTTCCTCTAAACCACCTGCTGTCCACTTAATTTCTCCAACTAATCAGAAAGTAGCGTGTGGTGCCATGGTTAACCTGAATCAAGCCTCTTCGCTGGAAGACTCCCGTAACAACTGGCAGTCAGCAACAGGGTCTTCTAAGCAAGATTCATCTCTCTACTTTCAGTCTGCTTTCCATAGTTCACCTCCCTCTGTGTCTAAAATATCCTCTTCTGCATCAAACAGTTGTTACTCCACTCCTCGATTGTATGATAACATACAAACTCCAAGTCTCTATACCCCTGGCTGTGTTTGCAAAACGGGAGACTTCACCACGTCCTCTGTTCCAGCAAAGAGCCCGAGTCTTCCCCCCAATCCTCCACGTTCAGCTGAAATTCAAGGATCTTCAGCTCAGTCGTTATCCCCCCATACTTCCAAAAGGTTGAACGCTTTATCTCCTGTCCCTGTACATATAATAACACATTCATTATCTCCTAGTCCTAAACCTTTGTCTCCACCCTCTCTTTACGGCTCCTCTTCAACCATATATGGTATAAATGAGCCTTGCACACAAATGTCATCTAGAGGAAATTTAGCAAGGTCAGGAGTCAGATCCCCTCTGCCAACTAGACTCACTCTCTTAACAGCTATTTTGAGATCAGGCTCTTCTCAACAGAGACCGCTTTCTCCTGCTTCTTGTCCCACGTTTTCTCCTAGCTCCCTTGGTTCCTCGACACTTACAATAGATCAGAAGTCCAAAACAACTCCTCCAACCCCCAGGAAATCTGTTTCAAGCCCTCCTATAAGGCCAGATTCTCCCAGTAGAGAGGAATATTGGCCTTCAAGATGGGCTCAGCATCTGCCTTTACCCTCCAAGCCTCATCCCACCCCTCGGACGAGATCCCTTTCTCCTAAAAAGCACCTTCCAGTCAGAATGCTTTCTCCAGACTCCCCAAATCCTCTGTCATCCCCTGTCTCCTCCCATAGAAAAGCAGTTTCCTCTCCAGGTTTGCAGTCCACGCTGCCTCCTCCTTGTGTCCCAGCACCCTCCTCCCTTGCACACCCTGTCTCTCCTTCTCCAGAAGGGCTGTGGTATGCTGAGTCCCGGTCCTGTGTACCTCAGAAGTCTCAGAAAGTACACACTTACTCGCCCATCTTTACCTGCCGGTCGTACCCCTTGCTTTCTTCTACCACTCTTAGTGGCACATTCTCCCCCACCCTAGAAAAACACTCATCTCCTTCCCCAGGTTTTTTGTATTCAGCGTCTAGATCTAAATCAGATTCATCCCAAACGCCTGTTCAGGAGATGAGTGGCTCCTTTCCTACCCCTCTAAGTGTCTCAAAGCAGTGGTCTCTCTCACAGCCTCATGCTACTCCACCGGTTCCACAAACTGGTAATATTAATTCCCGTCCACTGCAGCTTAATTCTTCATCGGTGCACACAAATTATAGGTCTCATTCCTCCTCTCCAAGA
This window of the Buteo buteo chromosome 17, bButBut1.hap1.1, whole genome shotgun sequence genome carries:
- the MLIP gene encoding muscular LMNA-interacting protein isoform X2 produces the protein MKVTSQESGTKPLTFTFVPSIGRLPTHFEVVDVSKFLVTIPEEPKDLSNQEIINKSHAVIDELVLKSGASQDHVPTVGPDSTRTAFWSPGCNSSKGEMQENDLFKAEFILITDSGDEDEVAAASSNVHRPSNGYGPISAQLLATSHISPGTGAGRCPGDGHVPGPALSHSAADPQKQQLISTLSISDHLSSKPPAVHLISPTNQKVACGAMVNLNQASSLEDSRNNWQSATGSSKQDSSLYFQSAFHSSPPSVSKISSSASNSCYSTPRLYDNIQTPSLYTPGCVCKTGDFTTSSVPAKSPSLPPNPPRSAEIQGSSAQSLSPHTSKRLNALSPVPVHIITHSLSPSPKPLSPPSLYGSSSTIYGINEPCTQMSSRGNLARSGVRSPLPTRLTLLTAILRSGSSQQRPLSPASCPTFSPSSLGSSTLTIDQKSKTTPPTPRKSVSSPPIRPDSPSREEYWPSRWAQHLPLPSKPHPTPRTRSLSPKKHLPVRMLSPDSPNPLSSPVSSHRKAVSSPGLQSTLPPPCVPAPSSLAHPVSPSPEGLWYAESRSCVPQKSQKVHTYSPIFTCRSYPLLSSTTLSGTFSPTLEKHSSPSPGFLYSASRSKSDSSQTPVQEMSGSFPTPLSVSKQWSLSQPHATPPVPQTGNINSRPLQLNSSSVHTNYRSHSSSPRPEQSATSPVLKCRSPVSDKSRGTLPSRPRELTSPQSFSLPPDHENIKPKQYKIKTSYKAFAAIPTNTLLMEQKALEEPAKTASVTEGTALDTHSEMCSPAQLRQQTEELCAVIDQVLQDPLTMRRCESSPSFLQMSTESDVGKVSTTLQRAAGRETRYANLYKSAPMVTESQLTKPGVIRPVLVKGKSAQQKEEPYQPNPFKKYLEEIGDQDTEQETSLLHPLYPTKLIPPTKSPLRPPSVSLADCLNPGPFSHLSSITCDVHENPYSPYSHNSLYNKPSHPIVPIPENETLSSKEVANERGSV
- the MLIP gene encoding muscular LMNA-interacting protein isoform X3: MQENDLFKAEFILITDSGDEDEVAAASSNVHRPSNGYGPISAQLLATSHISPGTGAGRCPGDGHVPGPALSHSAADPQKQQLISTLSISDHLSSKPPAVHLISPTNQKVACGAMVNLNQASSLEDSRNNWQSATGSSKQDSSLYFQSAFHSSPPSVSKISSSASNSCYSTPRLYDNIQTPSLYTPGCVCKTGDFTTSSVPAKSPSLPPNPPRSAEIQGSSAQSLSPHTSKRLNALSPVPVHIITHSLSPSPKPLSPPSLYGSSSTIYGINEPCTQMSSRGNLARSGVRSPLPTRLTLLTAILRSGSSQQRPLSPASCPTFSPSSLGSSTLTIDQKSKTTPPTPRKSVSSPPIRPDSPSREEYWPSRWAQHLPLPSKPHPTPRTRSLSPKKHLPVRMLSPDSPNPLSSPVSSHRKAVSSPGLQSTLPPPCVPAPSSLAHPVSPSPEGLWYAESRSCVPQKSQKVHTYSPIFTCRSYPLLSSTTLSGTFSPTLEKHSSPSPGFLYSASRSKSDSSQTPVQEMSGSFPTPLSVSKQWSLSQPHATPPVPQTGNINSRPLQLNSSSVHTNYRSHSSSPRPEQSATSPVLKCRSPVSDKSRGTLPSRPRELTSPQSFSLPPDHENIKPKQYKIKTSYKAFAAIPTNTLLMEQKALEEPAKTASVTEGTALDTHSEMCSPAQLRQQTEELCAVIDQVLQDPLTMRRCESSPSFLQMSTESDVGKVSTTLQRAAGRETRYANLYKSAPMVTESQLTKPGVIRPVLVKGKSAQQKEEPYQPNPFKKYLEEIGDQDTEQETSLLHPLYPTKLIPPTKSPLRPPSVSLADCLNPGPFSHLSSITCDVHENPYSPYSHNSLYNKPSHPIVPIPENETLSSKEVANERGSV